A genomic segment from Nicotiana sylvestris chromosome 1, ASM39365v2, whole genome shotgun sequence encodes:
- the LOC104224875 gene encoding sugar transporter ERD6-like 16 isoform X2 yields MIGAITSGRIADFIGRKGAMRMSAIFCITGWLAVYFSMGTLTLDVGRFLTGFGIGIFSYVVPVFIAEIAPKDLRGGLTTINQLMIVCGASVAYLLGTVISWRNLALTGILPCTFLLVGLFFIPESPRWLAKVGLEKEFEMALRKLRGKDADISLEAAEIQAYVDTLQSLPKARILDLFGSKYIRSVMIGIGLMVFQQFIGINGIGFYASQTFESAGLKNSNIGTIAYAIVQVPITVVGAFLMDRSGRRPLLMVSATGTFVGCFMAGASFYLKGNGILLEWVPILAVSGVLVYISAFSIGMGAVPWVIMSEVFPIHVKSAGGSLVVLVNWLGAWAVSFTFSFLMSWSATGTFMLYAGFCVLTILFVAKVVPETKGKTLEEIQAIINSRTWETRI; encoded by the exons ATGATTGGAGCTATCACAAGCGGCAGAATTGCAGATTTCATTGGTAGAAAAGGG GCAATGAGAATGTCAGCTATTTTCTGTATCACAGGATGGCTTGCTGTCTATTTTTCCATG GGAACTTTGAcacttgatgtgggaagattccTCACAGGATTTGGCATTGGAATATTCTCTTATGTG GTACCAGTGTTTATTGCTGAAATAGCTCCAAAGGATCTCCGTGGAGGATTGACAACAATTAATCAA CTTATGATTGTTTGTGGTGCATCAGTTGCATATTTACTAGGAACAGTTATATCATGGAGAAATCTTGCTTTAACTG GAATTCTACCATGCACTTTCTTGTTAGTAGGTCTATTCTTTATTCCAGAATCTCCAAGATGGCTG GCAAAAGTAGGTCTtgagaaagaatttgaaatggcATTGAGAAAACTTCGCGGTAAAGATGCGGATATTTCTCTTGAAGCTGCCGAAATCCAGGCTTATGTTGATACTCTTCAAAGCCTCCCTAAAGCTCGAATATTGGACTTATTCGGTAGCAAGTACATTCGATCTGTGATG ATTGGTATTGGATTGATGGTATTCCAACAGTTTATAGGAATAAATGGTATTGGTTTCTATGCTAGCCAGACTTTTGAGTCAGCAG GACTTAAAAACAGCAATATTGGGACTATTGCCTATGCCATAGTTCAG GTCCCTATTACTGTAGTTGGGGCATTTTTGATGGATAGATCAGGAAGACGGCCACTTCTTATG GTGTCAGCAACTGGGACATTTGTTGGTTGTTTTATGGCTGGAGCTTCTTTCTATCTGAAG GGAAACGGCATCTTACTTGAATGGGTTCCAATTCTAGCTGTATCTGGTGTCCTG GTGTACATATCCGCGTTTTCAATTGGAATGGGAGCAGTTCCCTGGGTTATTATGTCAGAG GTTTTTCCGATTCATGTAAAAAGTGCTGGTGGAAGTCTGGTAGTGTTAGTGAACTGGTTGGGCGCGTGGGCGGTTTccttcactttcagtttcctcaTGTCCTGGAGTGCCACTG gTACATTTATGCTATATGCTGGATTCTGTGTACTCACTATACTATTTGTAGCAAAGGTAGTGCCAGAAACAAAGGGGAAAACATTGGAGGAAATTCAGGCCATCATTAATTCTAGAACGTGGGAAACAAGAATATGA
- the LOC104224875 gene encoding sugar transporter ERD6-like 16 isoform X1: MAIDECKDIENGLENLEQPFLENAKIVDSEDEELISKENESIGMVLLSTCVAVCGSFEFGSCVGYSAPTQSEIRNDLNLTLAQYSIFGSIITIGAMIGAITSGRIADFIGRKGAMRMSAIFCITGWLAVYFSMGTLTLDVGRFLTGFGIGIFSYVVPVFIAEIAPKDLRGGLTTINQLMIVCGASVAYLLGTVISWRNLALTGILPCTFLLVGLFFIPESPRWLAKVGLEKEFEMALRKLRGKDADISLEAAEIQAYVDTLQSLPKARILDLFGSKYIRSVMIGIGLMVFQQFIGINGIGFYASQTFESAGLKNSNIGTIAYAIVQVPITVVGAFLMDRSGRRPLLMVSATGTFVGCFMAGASFYLKGNGILLEWVPILAVSGVLVYISAFSIGMGAVPWVIMSEVFPIHVKSAGGSLVVLVNWLGAWAVSFTFSFLMSWSATGTFMLYAGFCVLTILFVAKVVPETKGKTLEEIQAIINSRTWETRI, from the exons ATGGCCATTGATGAGTGCAAAGATATTGAAAATGGGCTTGAGAATTTGGAACAACCCTTTCTTGAAAATGCTAAAATTGTTGATTCTGAAGATGAAGAATTAATCAGTAAGGAAAATGAATCCATTGGAATGGTTTTGTTAAGCACTTGTGTTGCAGTTTGTGGTTCTTTTGAATTTGGATCATGT GTGGGATACTCAGCACCCACTCAATCTGAAATTAGGAATGACTTGAATTTAACACTTGCTCAG TACTCCATTTTTGGTTCCATCATCACAATTGGTGCCATGATTGGAGCTATCACAAGCGGCAGAATTGCAGATTTCATTGGTAGAAAAGGG GCAATGAGAATGTCAGCTATTTTCTGTATCACAGGATGGCTTGCTGTCTATTTTTCCATG GGAACTTTGAcacttgatgtgggaagattccTCACAGGATTTGGCATTGGAATATTCTCTTATGTG GTACCAGTGTTTATTGCTGAAATAGCTCCAAAGGATCTCCGTGGAGGATTGACAACAATTAATCAA CTTATGATTGTTTGTGGTGCATCAGTTGCATATTTACTAGGAACAGTTATATCATGGAGAAATCTTGCTTTAACTG GAATTCTACCATGCACTTTCTTGTTAGTAGGTCTATTCTTTATTCCAGAATCTCCAAGATGGCTG GCAAAAGTAGGTCTtgagaaagaatttgaaatggcATTGAGAAAACTTCGCGGTAAAGATGCGGATATTTCTCTTGAAGCTGCCGAAATCCAGGCTTATGTTGATACTCTTCAAAGCCTCCCTAAAGCTCGAATATTGGACTTATTCGGTAGCAAGTACATTCGATCTGTGATG ATTGGTATTGGATTGATGGTATTCCAACAGTTTATAGGAATAAATGGTATTGGTTTCTATGCTAGCCAGACTTTTGAGTCAGCAG GACTTAAAAACAGCAATATTGGGACTATTGCCTATGCCATAGTTCAG GTCCCTATTACTGTAGTTGGGGCATTTTTGATGGATAGATCAGGAAGACGGCCACTTCTTATG GTGTCAGCAACTGGGACATTTGTTGGTTGTTTTATGGCTGGAGCTTCTTTCTATCTGAAG GGAAACGGCATCTTACTTGAATGGGTTCCAATTCTAGCTGTATCTGGTGTCCTG GTGTACATATCCGCGTTTTCAATTGGAATGGGAGCAGTTCCCTGGGTTATTATGTCAGAG GTTTTTCCGATTCATGTAAAAAGTGCTGGTGGAAGTCTGGTAGTGTTAGTGAACTGGTTGGGCGCGTGGGCGGTTTccttcactttcagtttcctcaTGTCCTGGAGTGCCACTG gTACATTTATGCTATATGCTGGATTCTGTGTACTCACTATACTATTTGTAGCAAAGGTAGTGCCAGAAACAAAGGGGAAAACATTGGAGGAAATTCAGGCCATCATTAATTCTAGAACGTGGGAAACAAGAATATGA